The Scomber scombrus chromosome 5, fScoSco1.1, whole genome shotgun sequence genome window below encodes:
- the hif1al gene encoding hypoxia inducible factor 1 subunit alpha, like isoform X1: MEKKEESVVVKRSSSEQRKLHSRDAARCRRTKETEVFYELAHTLPLPRRVSTHLDKAAIMRVALSFLRMHHLLKPGENQKESEKEEEEEEEELHEDPMDCFYPQVLAGFIMVMTEEGDMIYLTENVSRHIGISQLDLLGHSVYDFVHPCDQEELRDLLTVRPGLSKKPLTEQASGRNFFLRMKSTLTSRGRTVNIKSANWKVLHCTGHMRPLGGSSSPPAARVMTLLCEPVPHPSSVEFPLDTCTFLTRHSMDLRFTHCEGRVTELVGYKPDDLIGRSAFEFHHALDSDHVNKSLHTLLSKGQVSTSHYRFLANSGGFVWAETQATVLYSSKTSQPEAVVCLNFILSAVEQPDVVFSVEQIRCRQLSKAEPQSPSPAAEEVCETADSERQTEDAGSKPGSSAELFFKLSVKPGELLQLAPDAGDTIVPLTGDFVELSFAHPLSLSSVLDHPQDLCTPQLRQLLSPIFNPLTPPSSSSSSSSLSPISTSDSEPSCIEEKVMDTSTILHLLSVWPEDGRTEKGQMLEDMEGMDLDMLAPYISMDDDFQLTFLSNLPEETINPPSSSSEPLVMTPAVTASRKRTHNPDEEMPSQLMIQDKRPKQEPSSLEENLLLTHKLLGSLEETDQSDLLLDPGPEEWSKLLTDRDPILGGGQGICETAALMREIFVAHPPDLSPPLSPMT; this comes from the exons atggagaagaaagaggagagcgtCGTGGTCAAACG taGCAGTTCAGAGCAGAGGAAACTGCATTCCCGTGATGCGGCCAGGTGTAGGCGAACTAAGGAAACAGAGGTGTTTTACGAGCTCGCCCACACTCTGCCACTCCCCCGCCGAGTCTCCACCCATCTGGACAAAGCCGCCATCATGAGAGTCGCCCTCAGCTTCCTGCGGATGCACCACCTCCTCAAACCTG gtGAGAATCAGAAGGAGTctgaaaaggaggaggaggaggaggaggaggagctgcatGAAGACCCAATGGACTGTTTCTACCCTCAGGTCCTGGCCGGCTTCATCATGGTGATGACGGAGGAGGGAGACATGATCTACCTGACAGAAAATGTCAGCAGACACATCGGCATCAGTCAG CTGGACCTGCTGGGTCACAGCGTCTACGACTTTGTTCATCCATGTGATCAGGAGGAGCTCCGAGACCTGCTGACTGTACGTCCAG gcTTGAGTAAGAAACCGCTGACAGAGCAGGCGAGTGGGAGGAACTTCTTCCTGCGAATGAAGAGCACgctgaccagcagggggcgcacCGTCAACATCAAATCTGCCAACTGGAAG gTTCTCCACTGCACAGGTCACATGCGGCCGTTGGGCGGCTCGTCATCGCCCCCTGCTGCCAGAGTGATGACCCTGCTGTGTGAGCCTGTTCCTCACCCGTCCAGCGTGGAGTTCCCTCTGGACACCTGCACCTTCCTCACCCGCCACAGCATGGACCTGCGCTTCACACACTGCGAGGGCAG GGTGACAGAGTTGGTGGGATACAAACCTGACGATCTGATTGGACGCTCGGCATTTGAGTTTCATCATGCGCTCGACTCCGATCACGTCAACAAGAGCCTGCacacat TGCTGTCCAAAGGTCAGGTTAGCACCAGCCATTACCGTTTCCTGGCGAACAGCGGCGGCTTCGTCTGGGCAGAGACTCAGGCCACCGTCCTCTACAGCAGCAAGACGTCGCAACCCGAGGCTGTAGTCTGCCTCAACTTTATACTCAG TGCCGTGGAGCAGCCGGACGTCGTTTTCTCTGTTGAGCAGATTCGTTGCAGGCAGCTGTCTAAAGCCGAACCTCAGTCACCTTCACCCGCAGCGGAGGAAGTTTGTGAGACTGCTGACAGTGAGCGTCAGACCGAAGACGCGGGTTCGAAGCCCGGCAGCTCTGCAGAGCTTTTCTTCAAACTGAGCGTGAAGCCAGGGGAGCTTCTCCAGCTGGCTCCAGATGCCGGAGACACCATCGTACCGCTGACAGGAG aCTTTGTCGAGCTGTCGTTTGCCCACCCGCTCAGTCTCAGCTCCGTGCTGGACCACCCGCAGGACCTGTGCACGCCGCAGCTCCGACAGCTCCTCTCACCCATCTTCAACCCCCTCActccaccttcatcatcatcatcatcatcatcattatcaccaATCTCTACATCTGATTCTGAGCCG AGCTGCATTGAGGAGAAGGTGATGGACACCAGCACGATCTTGCATTTATTATCAGTTTGGCCAGAAGATGGTCGGACCGAAAAGGGGCAGATGCTGGAG GACATGGAGGGGATGGACCTGGACATGTTGGCTCCTTACATCTCTATGGACGATGACTTCCAGCTGACCTTCCTCAGCAACCTCCCAGAGGAAACTATcaaccctccctcctcttcgtCTGAGCCCTTGGTTATGACGCCTGCGGTCACAGCGAGCAGGAAACG GACCCATAACCCAGATGAGGAAATGCCATCCCAGCTGATGATTCAGGACAAGAGACCGAAACAGGAGCCTTCCTCACTAGAAGAGAATCTACTTCTCACCCACAAATTACTG GGATCTCTGGAGGAAACCGACCAATCAGATCTACTCCTGGACCCGGGCCCGGAAGAATGGAGTAAGCTGCTCACAGACAGAGACCCTATTTTAGGAGGCGGACAAGGAATCTGTGAGACCGCAG ctctgatgAGGGAAATATTCGTAGCACACCCACCTGACCTGTCGCCGCCTCTCTCACCTATGACTTGA
- the hif1al gene encoding hypoxia inducible factor 1 subunit alpha, like isoform X2 has translation MEKKEESVVVKRSSEQRKLHSRDAARCRRTKETEVFYELAHTLPLPRRVSTHLDKAAIMRVALSFLRMHHLLKPGENQKESEKEEEEEEEELHEDPMDCFYPQVLAGFIMVMTEEGDMIYLTENVSRHIGISQLDLLGHSVYDFVHPCDQEELRDLLTVRPGLSKKPLTEQASGRNFFLRMKSTLTSRGRTVNIKSANWKVLHCTGHMRPLGGSSSPPAARVMTLLCEPVPHPSSVEFPLDTCTFLTRHSMDLRFTHCEGRVTELVGYKPDDLIGRSAFEFHHALDSDHVNKSLHTLLSKGQVSTSHYRFLANSGGFVWAETQATVLYSSKTSQPEAVVCLNFILSAVEQPDVVFSVEQIRCRQLSKAEPQSPSPAAEEVCETADSERQTEDAGSKPGSSAELFFKLSVKPGELLQLAPDAGDTIVPLTGDFVELSFAHPLSLSSVLDHPQDLCTPQLRQLLSPIFNPLTPPSSSSSSSSLSPISTSDSEPSCIEEKVMDTSTILHLLSVWPEDGRTEKGQMLEDMEGMDLDMLAPYISMDDDFQLTFLSNLPEETINPPSSSSEPLVMTPAVTASRKRTHNPDEEMPSQLMIQDKRPKQEPSSLEENLLLTHKLLGSLEETDQSDLLLDPGPEEWSKLLTDRDPILGGGQGICETAALMREIFVAHPPDLSPPLSPMT, from the exons atggagaagaaagaggagagcgtCGTGGTCAAACG CAGTTCAGAGCAGAGGAAACTGCATTCCCGTGATGCGGCCAGGTGTAGGCGAACTAAGGAAACAGAGGTGTTTTACGAGCTCGCCCACACTCTGCCACTCCCCCGCCGAGTCTCCACCCATCTGGACAAAGCCGCCATCATGAGAGTCGCCCTCAGCTTCCTGCGGATGCACCACCTCCTCAAACCTG gtGAGAATCAGAAGGAGTctgaaaaggaggaggaggaggaggaggaggagctgcatGAAGACCCAATGGACTGTTTCTACCCTCAGGTCCTGGCCGGCTTCATCATGGTGATGACGGAGGAGGGAGACATGATCTACCTGACAGAAAATGTCAGCAGACACATCGGCATCAGTCAG CTGGACCTGCTGGGTCACAGCGTCTACGACTTTGTTCATCCATGTGATCAGGAGGAGCTCCGAGACCTGCTGACTGTACGTCCAG gcTTGAGTAAGAAACCGCTGACAGAGCAGGCGAGTGGGAGGAACTTCTTCCTGCGAATGAAGAGCACgctgaccagcagggggcgcacCGTCAACATCAAATCTGCCAACTGGAAG gTTCTCCACTGCACAGGTCACATGCGGCCGTTGGGCGGCTCGTCATCGCCCCCTGCTGCCAGAGTGATGACCCTGCTGTGTGAGCCTGTTCCTCACCCGTCCAGCGTGGAGTTCCCTCTGGACACCTGCACCTTCCTCACCCGCCACAGCATGGACCTGCGCTTCACACACTGCGAGGGCAG GGTGACAGAGTTGGTGGGATACAAACCTGACGATCTGATTGGACGCTCGGCATTTGAGTTTCATCATGCGCTCGACTCCGATCACGTCAACAAGAGCCTGCacacat TGCTGTCCAAAGGTCAGGTTAGCACCAGCCATTACCGTTTCCTGGCGAACAGCGGCGGCTTCGTCTGGGCAGAGACTCAGGCCACCGTCCTCTACAGCAGCAAGACGTCGCAACCCGAGGCTGTAGTCTGCCTCAACTTTATACTCAG TGCCGTGGAGCAGCCGGACGTCGTTTTCTCTGTTGAGCAGATTCGTTGCAGGCAGCTGTCTAAAGCCGAACCTCAGTCACCTTCACCCGCAGCGGAGGAAGTTTGTGAGACTGCTGACAGTGAGCGTCAGACCGAAGACGCGGGTTCGAAGCCCGGCAGCTCTGCAGAGCTTTTCTTCAAACTGAGCGTGAAGCCAGGGGAGCTTCTCCAGCTGGCTCCAGATGCCGGAGACACCATCGTACCGCTGACAGGAG aCTTTGTCGAGCTGTCGTTTGCCCACCCGCTCAGTCTCAGCTCCGTGCTGGACCACCCGCAGGACCTGTGCACGCCGCAGCTCCGACAGCTCCTCTCACCCATCTTCAACCCCCTCActccaccttcatcatcatcatcatcatcatcattatcaccaATCTCTACATCTGATTCTGAGCCG AGCTGCATTGAGGAGAAGGTGATGGACACCAGCACGATCTTGCATTTATTATCAGTTTGGCCAGAAGATGGTCGGACCGAAAAGGGGCAGATGCTGGAG GACATGGAGGGGATGGACCTGGACATGTTGGCTCCTTACATCTCTATGGACGATGACTTCCAGCTGACCTTCCTCAGCAACCTCCCAGAGGAAACTATcaaccctccctcctcttcgtCTGAGCCCTTGGTTATGACGCCTGCGGTCACAGCGAGCAGGAAACG GACCCATAACCCAGATGAGGAAATGCCATCCCAGCTGATGATTCAGGACAAGAGACCGAAACAGGAGCCTTCCTCACTAGAAGAGAATCTACTTCTCACCCACAAATTACTG GGATCTCTGGAGGAAACCGACCAATCAGATCTACTCCTGGACCCGGGCCCGGAAGAATGGAGTAAGCTGCTCACAGACAGAGACCCTATTTTAGGAGGCGGACAAGGAATCTGTGAGACCGCAG ctctgatgAGGGAAATATTCGTAGCACACCCACCTGACCTGTCGCCGCCTCTCTCACCTATGACTTGA